The DNA window GTGCGCCCTGACGCCCTGCACCGGGTAATAACAGCCCTCGATTTCGGCGACCACCATGGTGCGGCCGGACGAGTACAGCCAGCCGCGATCGGCGACCTGTCCGCCCGATTCGGCGTAAAACGGCGTGTGGTCGAGGATGACCTCGCCCTGCTCGCCCTTCTTCAACTCCTGCACGCCTTGCCCGTGTCGGATGAGCGCCAGCACCTCGCAGCCGCTCGATTCAGTTTGCCGATAGCCTTCAAAGACACTGTGCGGAAGCTGCTGGTAAACCGGGTTCGCCGTCTGCTTCGCCGCTCCTTTCCACGATGCTTGAGCGCGCGTGCGCTGCTCGGCCATGGCGCGGTCGAAGCCGTCCTGATCGAATTGAATGCCGACGTCGCGGCAAGCATCAACAATGAAATCGAGCGGCAGGCCGAACGTGTCGTAGAGCTTGAATGCTTTCTCGCCGGAATACATGGCGCGCGATTCCGGATTGGCCCGCTTGGCTGTGACCAGCGGTGCCAAGTCGTCCTCCAGGCGCTTGAGGCCGATATCCATGACGTGCGCGAAGCGCGTCTCTTCGCCTTCGACCACCTGCACGATCCTGGCGACATTGTCCTTCAGTTCGGGATAGGCACCGCACATCTCGCTGCACACGGCATGGACCATTTGAAAAAGAAACGGCTTGTTTTGCCCGAGCAGGCGTCCATGCCGGATGGCGCGGCGCAGGATTTTACGGAGCACGTAGCCGCGCCCGTCATTGGCAGGCAGAACGCCGTCGCTGATCAGGAAAATGGTGGCGCGGGCGTGGTCGGCAATGACGCGTAGCGAAGCTGCATTGCGTCCGCCCGCCTCGGCCTTCAACTCTTTGTCAGCATCCACGCCGCACAACTCCGCCGCGCGCTTGAGCAGCGGCTTGAATAAATCCGTGTCGTAGTTCGACAGCACGCCCTGCAGCACCGCCGTCAACCGCTCCAGGCCCATGCCGGTGTCAATCGACGGCTTAGGCAGGGGATTGAGCACGCCCGCCGGGTCGCGATCGAACTGCATGAACACCAGGTTCCAGATCTCGACGTAGCGCCCGCAGTCGCAGCCGAATTCGCAATTTTTATGTCCCTGGTCGCTCGCCGCCGGGCCCATGTCGTAGTGAATTTCGCTGCACGGGCCGCAGGGTCCGGTATCGCCCATCTGCCAGAAGTTGTCTTTCAGGCCGAACTCGTAGATGCGCTCCTTCGGCACGCCCTGCTCGAGCCAGAAGTTGTACGCCTCTTCGTCGCGCGCAACCGCGCCTTCGCCCTTGAAGATGGTGGCGTAGAGCTTGTCTTTGGGGATGCCGAACCATTGCGGCGAGGTGATCAGTTCCCAGGCGTAGGCGACGGCCTCGCGCTTGAAGTAATCGCCGAAAGAGAAATTCCCCAGCATCTCGAAAAACGTGTGGTGGCGGTTGGTGAAGCCGACATTTTCCAGATCGTTGTGCTTGCCGCCGGCGCGCACGCATTTCTGCGACGTAGCGGCGCGCTGGTAGTCGCGCTTTTCCAGTCCGAGAAAAACGTCCTTGAACTGGTTCATGCCTGCATTGGTGAACAGCAAGGTGGGATCGTTCACGGGCACGAGCGACGAGGAATGGACTTCCTTATGACCGCGCTGGACGAAGTAGTCCAGGAACTTGCGCCGGATTTCGTTGCCGGAGAGCATCTGGGATGTCCATTTTAACAGTCTTCACTGCCGAGACACCGAGACCGCGGAGGAACACCGAGATACGCCTGCAATTGCCGAATTGCGGAACTGCGGAATTGCAGATTTAAAATCCGCCATGATCTCGGTGGACTCGCTGGCTCGGTGGTAAAAGGAACCATGGAGCAGTAATCAATGCGCCAGCTTGATGGCCGTGAGCTTTTTCACCACTGCAACGTCGTTGGAGGCTTTCACGTCGATCCGCACCGCGTTTCCTTCGGCGTAGCGCTTGGCTTCCTTGATCAACTTGATGGTTGGTTTAGGAAGAGCGCTCTGCAGCGCCGCTTTTACCGCACCGTCGCCCAGCGCGAATGAGGCGCGGAAGCATCCGTGCAGCGGCGACAGGTAAACGATGTTGCGGTCTCCTCGTTTCAGCCGCAGGGACCAGCCGAGTTTCTTCGACGACGAATTCCATTCCTGCACCAGCCCATGCTCCGCCGTCAGATCGCTTACCAACCGGTCCCATAATTCTTTTCCCGAGCCCAGCGCCGCGCTCAACTCTGCTTCCTGGGGCCTGGCCGGTTTTCCGATGAATGCATTCACCGCAATGGCAGTCATGACTCCTCCGTTTCCAGGGCGGTCAACACCTCGTCGTCCACATCCCACTTTTTCAGGATGGCGATGATCGTCCGCGTGCCGAACCCGGCGCGCACCAGCGAGCGAAAGATGCGCGCGGCCTGCTTCTGGTCGGAGGGCTTGGGCAGGCGCTTGCGGCGCAGGTATTCGCGTGCCAGCTTCTCCTCGTTGACGTTTTCATACGTACCGGCAATTGCCTTGTCGATCACGTCGGAATGCACGCCGCGCGATTTCAGGTCGGTAATCACCCGGCGCCGGCCGAACTTGTCGTTTTCGCGGCGCAGGCTGGAGTAGGTGGAGGCGTACTGCGCGTCGTTGAGGTAACGCTGCTCTTTCAGCTTGGCGATGATCAACTCGACCAGGGTGTCCCCCAGTTCACCCGGTTCGACACGCCGCCGCAGCAGGCGTTTCAGCTCGGCTACCGAACGCATCCGTCGCGCCAGCGCGCCCACGGCGTACTCGTACAACTGCGCTTCGGTATCGAGTTTCTTTCCGCGGCCGAATGCCATGACGGCCTACGTTAGCGCGAATCGCCGCTGCCGGCCACGTTCTTTGTCACCGTCGAATGTTTGCTCCCCATCCGGCCGAGCGGAAATCTAAAGCCTTGCCGGTGGGATCATTCCTTTTTATTCTCCGCCGGCCAGGAGAACCATTCATGTCGAACAACGCACTTCTGACGAAACTCGGAATCGAGCTACCTATCATCCAGGCGCCCATGGCGGGCGGTCCAAGCACTCCCGAATTGGTGGCGGCGGTATCGAATGCGGGCGGCATGGGCTCGCTCGGCGGCGCCTACTGCACTCCAGAGCAGATCAGGGAGGAGATCCGGAAAACGCGCGCCCTGACGCAGCGCCCGTTCGCGGTAAACCTGTTTGCCGGCGGGTTCCAAGATAAGAAGGAAGTCGATCCGGAGCCCATGCTCGAGTTGCTGGGCGAGATACACCACTTGCTCGGCATTCCGGCGCCTGCTCTTCCGCCGGCGCCTGCAAATCCGTTCCCGAAGCAATTCGAAGCCGTACTCGAATCCCGGCCGGCCGTATTCAGCTTCACCTTCGGCATTCCGGACAAGAGTGATCTAAAGCGGGCGAGGGTGGCTGGGATTGCGATCATCGGCACCGCCACCGTCGTCGAGGAGGCTCGGTTGCTGGCCGAGGCGGGCGTAGATGCAATCGTGGCGCAAGGTGCGGAAGCCGGCGCACACCGCGGTACCTTTGCCGGTCCTTTCGAGAGTTCAATGGTTCCCACGCTGGACCTGGTGCACGCGATTGCCCGCGCCGTTCCCGTGCCGGTGATCGCTTCCGGCGGCCTGATGGACGGCCGCGACATTGCCGCTGCCCTGCGCGCCGGCGCTTCGGCGGTAGCTATGGGGACGGCTTTTCTTGCCTGCCCGGAGTCAGGCGCTTCGGAACCCTACAAGCGGGCGATTCTTGCCGCCGGGCAGGACACGACCGTTATCACGCGCGCCTTTTCTGGACGGCCGGCGCGCGGCCTGGTGAACGCCTGGATCGAAAAAACGAAAGAGCGAGAGGATGCGATCCTGCCCTACCCACTCCAGAACGCATTGACGCGAGCCATGCGCACCGCGGCGGCAAAGGCGGGCGAGGCCGGGTATCTCTCGCTTTGGGCGGGACAGGGCGTGGCACGAGCGCGGTCCATGCCTGCCGGCGACTTGGTGCGCCGCTTGATGCAAGAGGTGAACTCAGCCGCGGCCTGAGGCCGGTTCGCGCTGAACTCTGATGAAACGCAAATAGTCTTTGAAAGAAAACTTCGGTTAGAAGTCAGCTCAAATGAACACGCCCGCGATCAAGGATCGCGGGCGCAGTTCGCAACACCGGGAACTATCTTCCGAATACCGCGCGGCCCGCCTGCGACATCTCGTCGCGAGTGGATTCGGCGGTGCCGCTGATGCCCTGCACGCGCAGCTTGAAGTCGTCCGGGTTGGAAGCGTTTTCCAGCGCCGTATCGTAGGCGATCAGGCCGTGCGTGAACAGGTCATAGAGGGACTGGTCGAAGGTCTGCATGCCGTATTGCGACGTGCCCTGCGCCAGCGCCTCCTTGATAGCGCGGGTTTTTTCCGGCACCACGATGCACTCGCGGACATAAGCCGTCGAGATCAGGACTTCGACCGCAGGTACGCGCCCGGCGGTATCGCTGCGCCGCACCAGGCGCTGGCTGATCACAGCGCGCAGGGTGGCCGCCAGCTGCAGTCGGATCTGCTTCTGCTCCGGCGGAGGAAATACCGAAATGATGCGGTTGATGGTCTCCACCGCGTCCAGCGTGTGCAGCGTGGAGAACACCATGTGGCCGGTTTCGGCCGCGTGCAGCGCGGTCGCGATGGTTTCCAGGTCGCGCATTTCGCCCACCAGGATGACGTCCGGGTCCTGGCGCAGGCTGGCGCGCAACGCCGACGAGAACGAGGGCGTATCCACCTCGACTTCGCGCTGGTTGACGAAGCCTTTCTTGTCGCGGTGCAGAAATTCGATAGGATCTTCGATGGTGATGATGTGTTCCGGCCGCGCGGAATTGATCTTGTCGATCATTGCCGCCAGCGTGGTTGATTTACCGGAGCCGGTGACGCCGGTGACCAGGACCAGTCCCCGCGGCATGTCGCAGATCTGCTCCACGATCTTCGGCATGTAGAGCTCGTCCAGCGGGCGGATCTTGGTCGGGATAACGCGCAGCACCAGGCCGACATTGCCGCGCTGCTGGAAGACGTTGACGCGGAAGCGTCCCAGACCGGCCACGCCGTAGGCCATGTCCAGCTCGGCATTCTCCTTGAACTTCTGCTTCTGCCGGTTGGACATCATGCTGAAAGCCATTCCCAGCATGTCTTCGGCGGAAACACGCGGCTGTTCGGCCAGCGCAACCAGTTCGCCGTCCACCCGTACGTGCGGGTAGTTGCCCACTTTCAGGAGCAAGTCCGACGCCTTGCGGTCCATGGCGATGCGCAGCAGATCATCAATTTGCATGACTATGTCCGGAATTAGCTGTTGCGGCCAGAACGTATCACGGAAAGGCACCGTGCTCAAGACACAAGGGGCCATCCACGGGCCGTAAGGTACACGAAACGTACAGAGCCCATTATGGTTTTGAGGGCCTGCCATCGATGCCCGCAGCAATGAAAAAGCCGGAGCAACTGCCCCGGCTCTTTACTGCTTTATTGTGAATTTCAGACTACACCGTAACCGGCTGCTGTGCCTTGTTCTTCACCGGCACCGGCGTCATCCAGTGATAGCGATCGGGTTCGGTGCCATGGATGATCCCGTAGAATTCCTTCTGGATGGCATTCGTCACCGGACCGGAAATGCCCTTGCCGACGGTAATCTTGTCCACCGAGCGGACGGCCGTGATTTCGGCCGCGGTTCCGGAGAAGAACACCTCGTCGGCGATGTATAGCATCTCGCGCGGGATGGGCTGCTCGATGACCGTAACTTTCAGGTCCTTCGCGATGCGCATCACCGAGTCGCGCGTGATTCCCGGCAGCACCGAGTTCCCCAATGGCGCGGTGTACAGATTGCCCTGGCGGACCAGGAACAAATTCTCGCCCGAGCCTTCACTGACATAGCCGTGTGTATCCAGCGCAATGCCTTCGACGTAGCCGTTCAGGATGGCTTCCATCTTGATCAGCTGCGAGTTCATGTAGTTGGCGCCGCTTTTCGACATCGCCGGCAGCGTGTTGGGGGCAATGCGCGTCCAGGAAGAAACGCAGACGTCAACCCCCTCGCCGGTCGCGTGGCCCAGGTATTTTCCCCAGGGATAATTGCAGATGTATACCTCGATCGGCGAATTGAACGGGTTCACGCCCGCTTCGCCGTAGCCGCGCAGAACCAGCGGGCGGATGTAGCACGGGCTGACATTATTGACGGCGACCAGCTCGAGCATCGCGTTGACCAGTTCGTCGCGCGTGTATTCAATTTCGATACGGTAAATTTTTGCCGAGTCCAGCAGCCTCTGCATGTGTTCCTGGGCGCGGAAAATTGCGGGACCGTTCGGTCGGGCGTAGCAGCGGATCCCCTCGAATACCGACGAGCCATAGTTCACCACGTGCGACATCACGTGGATCCTGGCGTCATCCCAGGGAATTAATTTTCCGTTGTGCCAGATCTTCTCGGTCTTTTGAATGGCCATTTCGGCCTCCTTACTGGACGTACTGCACCTGCCGTTTCATGGCCCAACTGATGTAGGCTCTGCCGGCAGAAGTTTGCCGGGCGCCATCCGCCTGCCGTGTAGACACGCGAAACCTGTGCTTTCCAGTACGTGGCGCACGGACGATGTTACAGCTCATTATAGCCGAGGTGTTTCGCCCGGACCGCATAGAAAGCGGGCATCACAGGGAAAAGTGAGGGATGAACTTGCGCTGCGCGTGGCTAACTTTTCGCCGCCGGCGCGGGTTTTTCCTGCCCGGTTGCGGTTTTCAGCTTTTGCAGTTCATCGCCGCGGATGAACTGCGGATTCCGCCGCATCTGCGGCATGGCCGCGAACGGTTTGCTGTAGTCGTTGCGGGCGTTCCAGAACAGGAACCCGATGCCGCCATTTTGCTTCGCGACCTTCACCTGTGTTTCCACGTACTGCGGGGAATAACTCGGCGTCTTCCAGCCGAACGCCTGCAGCCACGGACGCAGCACGACGCCGCTATCGGCGGTGATCTTCTTGAACCGTTCCATCGACTCGGAGATGAAGTGCTCCGGGGCGTCGCCCGGCACCTTGTAACCGTCCATGCCGAAGAAGTGGGACGGGTAGATCATGGGCGAGAGCACGTCGCACTGCTTCGCCATCTGCGGAATGTCCTGCCCGGTGTGCGACAGGTCAATGGAGCGCTGCCACGCCATGACTCCGAACACGTCGAGCGAAAACAGCACCTTCATCGGGTGCAACTCGGCATAGGCCTTCGACAGGAAATCGGTGATGACCTCACTTCGCTGCGTGGGCGGGGCGGGAATCTCTTTGCCGTCAGCTCCCTTGCTCGCGTGGTGCAGAGGATGAGAATCGAAGTAAAACCCGGCGTCCTTCTGCTCCCCCTCGGCGGGGAAGCGGACGTAATCAAACTGCACTTCGTCCACTCCGTCCAGCGCTGCCTGCCGCGCCAGCGCGATGTTGTACTGCTGGACCTCGGGTCTTGACGGGTCGGTCCAGACCAGCTTGCCATTTTCACGCCATGCCTGGTGACGGGCGCGCGACTGCACCGCCAATTCGGGGTGGTTCACTACCAGCTTCTCGTCTCGGAAAATCGCGATGCGAGCGATCGCGTGCAGCCCTTGCTGGTGCAGCCAGCGAGTCAGTTTCGGAAGGTTCGGGATGTAGGGGTGCGGCCCGCCGGTGTTGAGCGGATGCTCGAATGGGATGTTGACGATCCCGTCACTATCTTTCACGTCGAAGACGACAGCATTGCCGCCTGCCTCGCGCCAGCGCTGGATGAGCTTCAGGCCATTCGAGCTGCCGGCCATGACGCCGGTCAGGTAAATGGCCCGCACCTCGTAGTCGCGCGCCACCGGCACCGGTTGCTGCGTGATCGGTCCTTCCATCCCAGGGATGATTAAGGTTGCGCCCGGCTTCAAGGAGATGCCCTTGATCCCGGTGTTGCGTTCCCTGAGCGCGGCTTCCATCTCCGCGTGCGTCATAAAGGAACTGGACACCCAATATTTCCTGATCACATGAGGCAGAAGCTCGCCCTTGGAAACCACGTGCAGCACGGTTCCCGGCGGCGCCACCTGCGGGGCAGGCGTGGTGTCTGGCGCAGATGAAACCGGCGGTGGGGTTGCAGGGGTAGCTTTTGGCGCGTGAGTCGCGCTGCTTCGTGTCCAGCCGCTGGCGGTGACAATAAGTGCAGTAAGCAGAACAAGGCTGGCCACTACGATCGTGATGCGACCGACTGTTTTCGACATGAATTTTCAATTCCAGTGCTGGAATAGCTGGAATGTAGCACAGGAATTTCAGCCGCCGGCCACAGAGCTGTGTACTGACCGGTTACGGAGGGAGGTGGCCTGTGGAAATCCGGCAGCGCACCTCCCGATTAGACGTTGGCGGGGCCCCGCGAGATGCAGCACATTTCTCAGTTTCAGAGAATTCGAAGTTGGTTTCACCAGCGATTTCTCTGCATCTAATCGATTGTGGGCGAGGGAACGCGGCATCGGGCACGGCAATCCGCAGATGCTGACTTCGGAATAAACAACTCCAATGCTGCTTCTCCCATCTCATGCCTAAGTCGCATCTCCGCCAAAGCGGAGAAACGGGCCCCGTGTGAAAGCTGGGGATTATGAAAACCGGCATTAATGCAACCCTCGATCCGAGCCGCCGCAGTGGCGATTCTCAGGAATTTGAAGGCGCCATCCGCCGCAAGATCGTCGGCCAGGATGCCGCCGTCGAAAAAGTCGCCGAGATTTACCAGATGTTCCTTGCCGGCCTGAATCCGCCGGGCCGCCCGGTCGGCAACCTGCTCTTCCTCGGACCGACCGGCTCGGGCAAGACCCGCGTCGTGGAATCGGTGGCCGAGTCATTGTTCGGCGACGCGCGCGCCTGTATCAAGATCGACTGCGCCGAGTTCCAGCACTCCCACGAAATCGCGAAACTCATCGGCTCGCCTCCGGGATACCTCGGCCACCGCGAGACCCATCCGCTGCTGACCCAGGAAGCCCTCAATCAGTGGCACACGGAGAAGTTGAAGCTCTCGCTGCTGCTGTTCGACGAAATCGAAAAAGCCTCCGACGCGCTGTGGCAATTGCTGCTCGGGATTTTAGACAAGGCCACGCTCACCCTGGGCGACAACCGCCGCGTCGACTTGTCCAGCTGCATCATTTTCATGACCTCCAACCTCGGCGCCGGCGAAATGACCGAGTTGATGATGGGAGGCATGGGGTTTGCGCAGAAGCCCATCGCCATCGACAGCAAGTTCGACGAGAAGATTGACCGCAGCGCGGTGGAAGCGGCGCGTCGCAAGTTTTCTCCCGAGTTCATGAACCGCATCGATAAAGTCGTGGTCTTCAAGACGCTCCGTCCCGAGCACCTGGAGCAGATCCTGGAGATCGAACTCGGCATGGTGCAGCAGCGCATCCTTCAGGCCACGGGAAACAACCAGTTTGTCTTTTCATGCACGCCGAAAGTGAAGCAGTTCCTGCTGCGCGAAGGCACTGACCCTAAGTACGGAGCGCGTCACCTGAAACGCGCCATCGAGCGATTCGTGGTCTTTCCCTTGGCCAACCTTGTCGCCACTGGGCAGGTGAAGTTGGGCGACTTCGTGCGCATCGACATGAACCCTGACGGCCGCATGGTCTTTGTCAAGGAAGCGGAAGGCGCGCTGGTCCCGGTGCTGCTGGAGAAGTACGGTCCTGAGTTCGTCACCCCCGCCGCCGCCCGCGCGACTCGCGCCGGGGCGCGCCGCGAGGTCGGCGCTCCCAGCACGCTGGGCGAAAAATAGCGGGTCTATTCGAAAAACGAAACGTGCCG is part of the Terriglobales bacterium genome and encodes:
- a CDS encoding regulatory protein RecX; protein product: MAFGRGKKLDTEAQLYEYAVGALARRMRSVAELKRLLRRRVEPGELGDTLVELIIAKLKEQRYLNDAQYASTYSSLRRENDKFGRRRVITDLKSRGVHSDVIDKAIAGTYENVNEEKLAREYLRRKRLPKPSDQKQAARIFRSLVRAGFGTRTIIAILKKWDVDDEVLTALETEES
- a CDS encoding branched-chain amino acid transaminase; the protein is MAIQKTEKIWHNGKLIPWDDARIHVMSHVVNYGSSVFEGIRCYARPNGPAIFRAQEHMQRLLDSAKIYRIEIEYTRDELVNAMLELVAVNNVSPCYIRPLVLRGYGEAGVNPFNSPIEVYICNYPWGKYLGHATGEGVDVCVSSWTRIAPNTLPAMSKSGANYMNSQLIKMEAILNGYVEGIALDTHGYVSEGSGENLFLVRQGNLYTAPLGNSVLPGITRDSVMRIAKDLKVTVIEQPIPREMLYIADEVFFSGTAAEITAVRSVDKITVGKGISGPVTNAIQKEFYGIIHGTEPDRYHWMTPVPVKNKAQQPVTV
- a CDS encoding DUF561 domain-containing protein; this encodes MSNNALLTKLGIELPIIQAPMAGGPSTPELVAAVSNAGGMGSLGGAYCTPEQIREEIRKTRALTQRPFAVNLFAGGFQDKKEVDPEPMLELLGEIHHLLGIPAPALPPAPANPFPKQFEAVLESRPAVFSFTFGIPDKSDLKRARVAGIAIIGTATVVEEARLLAEAGVDAIVAQGAEAGAHRGTFAGPFESSMVPTLDLVHAIARAVPVPVIASGGLMDGRDIAAALRAGASAVAMGTAFLACPESGASEPYKRAILAAGQDTTVITRAFSGRPARGLVNAWIEKTKEREDAILPYPLQNALTRAMRTAAAKAGEAGYLSLWAGQGVARARSMPAGDLVRRLMQEVNSAAA
- a CDS encoding type IV pilus twitching motility protein PilT; amino-acid sequence: MQIDDLLRIAMDRKASDLLLKVGNYPHVRVDGELVALAEQPRVSAEDMLGMAFSMMSNRQKQKFKENAELDMAYGVAGLGRFRVNVFQQRGNVGLVLRVIPTKIRPLDELYMPKIVEQICDMPRGLVLVTGVTGSGKSTTLAAMIDKINSARPEHIITIEDPIEFLHRDKKGFVNQREVEVDTPSFSSALRASLRQDPDVILVGEMRDLETIATALHAAETGHMVFSTLHTLDAVETINRIISVFPPPEQKQIRLQLAATLRAVISQRLVRRSDTAGRVPAVEVLISTAYVRECIVVPEKTRAIKEALAQGTSQYGMQTFDQSLYDLFTHGLIAYDTALENASNPDDFKLRVQGISGTAESTRDEMSQAGRAVFGR
- a CDS encoding putative glycoside hydrolase is translated as MSKTVGRITIVVASLVLLTALIVTASGWTRSSATHAPKATPATPPPVSSAPDTTPAPQVAPPGTVLHVVSKGELLPHVIRKYWVSSSFMTHAEMEAALRERNTGIKGISLKPGATLIIPGMEGPITQQPVPVARDYEVRAIYLTGVMAGSSNGLKLIQRWREAGGNAVVFDVKDSDGIVNIPFEHPLNTGGPHPYIPNLPKLTRWLHQQGLHAIARIAIFRDEKLVVNHPELAVQSRARHQAWRENGKLVWTDPSRPEVQQYNIALARQAALDGVDEVQFDYVRFPAEGEQKDAGFYFDSHPLHHASKGADGKEIPAPPTQRSEVITDFLSKAYAELHPMKVLFSLDVFGVMAWQRSIDLSHTGQDIPQMAKQCDVLSPMIYPSHFFGMDGYKVPGDAPEHFISESMERFKKITADSGVVLRPWLQAFGWKTPSYSPQYVETQVKVAKQNGGIGFLFWNARNDYSKPFAAMPQMRRNPQFIRGDELQKLKTATGQEKPAPAAKS
- a CDS encoding AAA family ATPase, which encodes MKTGINATLDPSRRSGDSQEFEGAIRRKIVGQDAAVEKVAEIYQMFLAGLNPPGRPVGNLLFLGPTGSGKTRVVESVAESLFGDARACIKIDCAEFQHSHEIAKLIGSPPGYLGHRETHPLLTQEALNQWHTEKLKLSLLLFDEIEKASDALWQLLLGILDKATLTLGDNRRVDLSSCIIFMTSNLGAGEMTELMMGGMGFAQKPIAIDSKFDEKIDRSAVEAARRKFSPEFMNRIDKVVVFKTLRPEHLEQILEIELGMVQQRILQATGNNQFVFSCTPKVKQFLLREGTDPKYGARHLKRAIERFVVFPLANLVATGQVKLGDFVRIDMNPDGRMVFVKEAEGALVPVLLEKYGPEFVTPAAARATRAGARREVGAPSTLGEK
- the alaS gene encoding alanine--tRNA ligase, whose translation is MLSGNEIRRKFLDYFVQRGHKEVHSSSLVPVNDPTLLFTNAGMNQFKDVFLGLEKRDYQRAATSQKCVRAGGKHNDLENVGFTNRHHTFFEMLGNFSFGDYFKREAVAYAWELITSPQWFGIPKDKLYATIFKGEGAVARDEEAYNFWLEQGVPKERIYEFGLKDNFWQMGDTGPCGPCSEIHYDMGPAASDQGHKNCEFGCDCGRYVEIWNLVFMQFDRDPAGVLNPLPKPSIDTGMGLERLTAVLQGVLSNYDTDLFKPLLKRAAELCGVDADKELKAEAGGRNAASLRVIADHARATIFLISDGVLPANDGRGYVLRKILRRAIRHGRLLGQNKPFLFQMVHAVCSEMCGAYPELKDNVARIVQVVEGEETRFAHVMDIGLKRLEDDLAPLVTAKRANPESRAMYSGEKAFKLYDTFGLPLDFIVDACRDVGIQFDQDGFDRAMAEQRTRAQASWKGAAKQTANPVYQQLPHSVFEGYRQTESSGCEVLALIRHGQGVQELKKGEQGEVILDHTPFYAESGGQVADRGWLYSSGRTMVVAEIEGCYYPVQGVRAHQVVAREDLHVGDRVDAVVDTEKRWATMRHHTATHLLHAGLRQVLGTHVKQAGSLVSPGRLRFDFSHFAGVEDEELQDIEDIVNKEVLRNRKVEVIEDVPIDVAIHEYKAMALFGEKYGDKVRVIKIGDFSTELCGGTHTMATGEIGLIKVLDEGSVSAGVRRVEAVAGESSLRHFRADHQLEHVARTLVRSAEPEGSLATALRHEITSREEEIKKLRKELEQARMKSASATTSSIDDKVRVVSGVKVLAHRVDNLERAQLRTLVDNLRQKLGSGIVVVGSASDGTVALVAGVTKDLTARVQAGKVIGPVAERVGGKGGGRPDLAEAGGKDPAALDEALSSVYGVVESLLK
- a CDS encoding DUF3788 domain-containing protein; translation: MTAIAVNAFIGKPARPQEAELSAALGSGKELWDRLVSDLTAEHGLVQEWNSSSKKLGWSLRLKRGDRNIVYLSPLHGCFRASFALGDGAVKAALQSALPKPTIKLIKEAKRYAEGNAVRIDVKASNDVAVVKKLTAIKLAH